In one Bacteroidota bacterium genomic region, the following are encoded:
- a CDS encoding FtsX-like permease family protein, with protein MNLSFWFARKYFYSKKVRNVINIISRISQIGITVCATALIIVLSVFNGLEDLMISLYNSFDSDIKITLEEGKYFEPDSSSIAKLKFINGFESYSEVVEEKVLLEYKSEQYIATAKGISQEYLESINLDSMIIYGEPLLKFDEINYAILGVGVASKLDIGYFDYSNLIHIYFPRKSSGSFYLNPQSAFQRKNIIPSGVFSIQEEFDSKYILVPVDFLQEIAESIGKVTAIEANFKEGTNLKKVKSEICEIFNDNFDVKNRDEQHASLYKITRLEKYMTFLILSFILLIAAFNLVGSLLMLSLEKKKDMMVLKTMGAKAKFIKYIFFYEGILLSISSAIIGVLLGILLVWLQMTYGFIKLGGAGSTFIVDSYPVGLKGMDVLLVFLVVVVIGFISSYLPARSANKDISIKDLHK; from the coding sequence ATGAATTTATCTTTTTGGTTTGCACGAAAATATTTTTATTCAAAAAAAGTAAGGAATGTAATTAATATTATCTCTCGTATTTCGCAAATCGGAATTACTGTTTGTGCTACTGCCTTAATAATTGTGTTATCAGTTTTTAACGGTCTTGAGGATTTAATGATTTCTCTTTACAACTCCTTTGATTCCGATATAAAAATCACATTGGAGGAAGGAAAATATTTTGAACCTGATTCATCGTCAATTGCAAAATTAAAATTTATTAATGGTTTTGAATCCTATTCGGAAGTGGTTGAAGAAAAGGTTTTGCTTGAATACAAAAGTGAACAATACATAGCTACAGCCAAAGGAATTTCACAGGAATATCTTGAGTCAATAAATTTGGATTCCATGATAATTTATGGAGAGCCATTACTTAAATTTGATGAGATAAATTATGCTATTCTCGGAGTTGGGGTTGCTTCAAAATTAGATATTGGTTATTTTGATTATTCAAATCTTATTCATATTTATTTCCCAAGAAAAAGTAGCGGAAGTTTTTATCTTAATCCTCAAAGTGCTTTCCAAAGAAAAAATATTATTCCATCAGGAGTTTTTTCTATTCAGGAAGAATTTGACAGCAAGTACATTCTTGTTCCTGTTGATTTTTTACAAGAGATTGCAGAAAGCATTGGCAAAGTAACAGCAATAGAAGCGAATTTTAAAGAAGGAACAAATCTAAAAAAGGTTAAAAGTGAAATTTGTGAAATTTTTAATGATAATTTTGATGTTAAAAACAGGGACGAACAACATGCTTCACTTTATAAAATTACAAGGCTTGAAAAATATATGACATTTCTTATTTTGTCATTTATTTTATTAATTGCAGCTTTCAATCTTGTAGGTTCATTGTTAATGCTTTCTTTGGAAAAGAAAAAAGATATGATGGTGCTGAAAACAATGGGTGCAAAAGCAAAATTTATAAAATATATTTTCTTTTATGAAGGCATCTTACTTTCAATTTCAAGTGCAATAATTGGAGTGTTGCTTGGAATATTATTGGTATGGTTACAAATGACTTATGGATTTATCAAACTTGGTGGTGCAGGCTCTACCTTTATTGTTGACTCCTACCCTGTCGGACTTAAAGGCATGGATGTTCTTTTAGTATTTTTAGTTGTTGTTGTTATCGGATTTATTTCCTCATATCTGCCTGCAAGATCAGCAAATAAAGATATTAGCATCAAAGATCTTCATAAGTAA